A genomic region of Pseudomonas sp. MPC6 contains the following coding sequences:
- a CDS encoding glycosyltransferase, with translation MKVLFLVQKEQRAILDRLYDGIAEHCECDKRELTSEEQDDLRGYFRKHVDVTRYDRIVFFLRFKKEIRQVRFIRTVPNLVILEHDAYQNYIPCKYTGKFSAHYRKLPWARVISSGFMVSERLRAEGFDAVFVPKGYDQTLLQDQGRERDIELAFVGSTNSVAYSGRKALLDELGRVESMVVTRTKSGEEYCDTLNRIRFFVSADVGMGEFMIKNFEAMACGCVLLAYDQGASESGALGLQDMHNVVLYQDVPQLQQKLAVLRADPELAQRIAANGRELAVSQFSFARIGQRIVEALEPALRPGAPLGLLEKVRLKLGV, from the coding sequence TTGAAAGTCCTGTTTCTGGTACAGAAAGAGCAGCGGGCGATTCTCGATCGACTGTATGACGGCATCGCCGAGCATTGCGAGTGCGACAAGCGCGAATTGACCAGTGAAGAGCAGGACGACTTGCGGGGGTATTTTCGCAAGCATGTCGATGTGACCCGCTATGACCGTATCGTGTTTTTTCTGCGCTTCAAAAAAGAAATCCGGCAGGTAAGGTTCATCCGGACCGTGCCCAACCTGGTCATTCTTGAGCACGATGCCTACCAGAATTACATTCCGTGCAAATACACCGGCAAGTTCAGTGCCCATTACCGCAAGCTGCCCTGGGCGCGGGTGATCAGCTCGGGTTTCATGGTCAGTGAGCGTTTGCGCGCAGAGGGCTTCGACGCGGTATTCGTGCCGAAGGGCTACGACCAGACATTGCTGCAGGACCAGGGGCGTGAACGGGATATCGAGCTGGCGTTTGTCGGCAGCACCAACAGCGTCGCCTACAGTGGCCGCAAGGCGCTGCTCGATGAGTTGGGACGAGTCGAATCGATGGTCGTCACGCGCACCAAATCCGGTGAAGAGTACTGCGACACACTCAACCGCATTCGCTTCTTCGTCAGCGCCGATGTCGGCATGGGCGAATTCATGATCAAGAACTTCGAGGCCATGGCGTGCGGCTGTGTGTTGCTGGCCTACGATCAGGGCGCTTCGGAAAGCGGCGCGCTGGGTTTGCAGGACATGCATAATGTGGTGCTCTACCAAGATGTCCCGCAGCTCCAGCAGAAGCTGGCCGTATTGCGAGCCGACCCGGAGCTTGCGCAGCGCATCGCCGCCAATGGTCGCGAACTGGCGGTCAGTCAGTTCAGTTTTGCGCGGATTGGCCAGCGTATCGTCGAAGCGCTGGAGCCTGCACTGCGCCCTGGCGCGCCGCTGGGGCTGCTGGAAAAAGTGCGCCTGAAACTGGGCGTTTGA
- a CDS encoding glycosyltransferase family 2 protein, producing the protein MHFSNESNITLVVTSCGRLDLLKITLESFDRFNTAAIREVFITEDAGDDQVHSVIPAHWKDHCTVFVNRPKLGQLASIDLAYEHVSTPYIFHCEDDWEFYRPGFVEDSMAILELRPEILQVWLRNYIYDLCVHSPYIHQGAREIIGGVPCYPLISDKPEWQSFSLNPGLRRMKEYRLCAPFAEHGGEKALSQRYAQLDLTAVTLEGDAVRHTGFGLHVQTSIERRRKVRRSRRDHVKSGLFLLLGVCIGWFIN; encoded by the coding sequence GTGCACTTTTCTAACGAAAGTAACATCACATTAGTGGTCACCAGCTGTGGCCGCCTGGACCTGCTCAAAATAACTCTCGAGAGTTTTGACCGGTTCAATACCGCCGCCATCCGCGAAGTCTTCATCACTGAAGATGCAGGGGACGATCAGGTGCACTCGGTCATTCCCGCCCATTGGAAAGATCACTGCACGGTGTTCGTCAATCGCCCGAAGCTCGGCCAGTTGGCGTCGATCGATCTGGCGTACGAACACGTCAGCACGCCCTACATCTTTCATTGCGAAGATGACTGGGAGTTCTATCGCCCGGGGTTTGTGGAAGACTCCATGGCCATCCTCGAGTTGCGTCCGGAAATTCTCCAGGTGTGGTTGCGCAACTATATTTACGATCTGTGTGTTCACAGCCCCTACATTCACCAGGGCGCCCGCGAAATTATCGGTGGGGTGCCGTGTTACCCGCTAATCTCCGATAAGCCCGAGTGGCAGAGTTTTTCGCTGAATCCCGGGCTGCGTCGCATGAAGGAATATCGGCTCTGCGCCCCATTTGCCGAACACGGTGGGGAAAAGGCGTTGTCGCAGCGTTACGCACAGCTCGATTTGACTGCCGTGACCCTGGAAGGGGATGCCGTTCGGCATACCGGATTTGGCCTCCATGTACAGACGTCGATTGAACGTCGGCGCAAGGTGCGCCGCAGTCGACGTGACCATGTGAAGTCCGGATTGTTTCTACTGCTGGGAGTCTGCATTGGCTGGTTCATCAACTAA
- a CDS encoding glycosyltransferase, with protein sequence MNILNVMWSGGAPYASIHKVHQQILSQAGPTASVKTWLLQGSVSECGLSVGDAREWKLSSARLKGRHFWRLTKPWMQAGFQKALMQSEAQLLLLDGLGVARTLLPLLKTLPHIRAVVIFHGSTRLRATDRALFEQLTASSRLTLVAVSNTLATQLSDDLQLPVMTLRSAFDPASFRSAVLSREQARARLGLPLDHTPVLGAVGRFEDKKGFACLFEAFTSALQQRPDLRLVIIGEGSTRAALQARIDHLGLNARVSLPGHLNEAAQLYSAFDWVAIPSLSEGLGLIMQEAVMAGVPVISSDLPVFREQLAHTGWYAPVDDVSAWSDAILRAFSVCAKNVAAEQYLELAPDQAWSDFSQVARRLLS encoded by the coding sequence ATGAATATCCTTAACGTCATGTGGTCCGGTGGTGCTCCATACGCATCGATTCACAAGGTTCATCAGCAAATTCTCTCGCAGGCTGGTCCCACTGCATCAGTGAAGACCTGGTTGCTGCAAGGCAGCGTGTCCGAGTGCGGGCTGAGCGTAGGCGATGCCCGGGAATGGAAACTGTCCTCTGCCCGCTTGAAGGGGCGGCATTTCTGGCGGCTGACGAAGCCCTGGATGCAGGCCGGCTTTCAGAAGGCGCTCATGCAGAGTGAGGCGCAGCTGCTGCTGCTCGATGGTTTGGGCGTCGCTCGCACGCTGTTGCCGCTGCTCAAAACGCTGCCACATATCCGCGCGGTGGTGATTTTCCATGGCTCCACGCGTCTGCGTGCCACGGATCGAGCGCTCTTCGAGCAGCTCACTGCGTCTTCCCGGCTGACCTTGGTTGCAGTGTCCAATACCTTGGCCACCCAGTTGAGCGACGACCTCCAATTGCCCGTGATGACCCTGCGCAGTGCGTTCGACCCTGCCTCCTTCCGTTCGGCAGTGCTCTCGCGAGAGCAGGCCCGTGCCCGGTTGGGATTGCCCCTGGATCATACGCCGGTGCTCGGTGCGGTCGGACGATTCGAGGACAAGAAGGGTTTTGCGTGTCTGTTCGAGGCCTTTACTTCGGCCTTGCAGCAACGACCCGACCTGCGCCTGGTGATCATCGGCGAAGGATCGACCCGGGCAGCGCTGCAAGCGCGCATCGACCACCTGGGATTGAATGCCCGTGTCTCGTTGCCCGGTCACCTCAACGAGGCTGCGCAGCTTTACAGCGCCTTCGACTGGGTCGCAATCCCTTCACTCAGCGAGGGGCTGGGGTTGATCATGCAAGAGGCCGTGATGGCGGGCGTGCCGGTCATCTCCAGCGACTTGCCGGTGTTCCGCGAGCAGTTGGCTCATACGGGCTGGTATGCCCCCGTCGATGATGTCAGTGCCTGGAGCGATGCCATCTTGCGCGCGTTCAGCGTCTGTGCGAAAAACGTCGCCGCGGAGCAATATCTGGAACTGGCGCCGGACCAGGCCTGGTCGGACTTCAGTCAAGTCGCCCGCCGATTGCTCTCATGA
- a CDS encoding serine/threonine-protein kinase, with protein sequence MQCSRLAQDALNRMIEGAKILEADSFGPKVYLLQDGNILKLFRRKRIFSSALFRPYSKRFIDNAIELQKLGVPTFEVLQFFQLQAPGMTAVLYRPLPGETLRQIADKEGFNWQQNLPALAGLIRSLHSSGIYFRSLHLGNIVVTPDNRMGLIDVADMRFMRAPLPRHLIKRNLQHFARYIARENLNGSFPMQALEQAVLPS encoded by the coding sequence ATGCAATGCTCCCGACTTGCGCAAGACGCTTTAAATCGAATGATTGAAGGCGCCAAAATACTGGAGGCCGATAGCTTCGGCCCGAAAGTCTACCTGTTGCAGGACGGGAATATCCTCAAACTGTTCAGGCGCAAGCGTATTTTTTCCTCCGCCCTGTTTCGTCCATATTCGAAGCGCTTCATCGACAATGCCATCGAACTGCAAAAACTGGGTGTGCCCACCTTTGAGGTCCTGCAGTTCTTCCAACTGCAAGCCCCAGGCATGACGGCTGTGCTTTACCGGCCCCTGCCTGGAGAAACCCTGCGCCAGATTGCCGACAAGGAAGGTTTCAACTGGCAGCAGAACCTGCCTGCTCTGGCGGGCCTGATACGCAGTCTTCATTCGTCGGGGATCTACTTTCGTTCATTGCACCTGGGAAACATCGTGGTGACACCGGACAATCGGATGGGCCTGATCGACGTGGCGGACATGCGTTTCATGCGGGCACCGCTGCCCAGGCACCTGATCAAGCGCAACTTGCAACACTTCGCCCGCTATATTGCACGAGAGAACCTGAACGGCAGCTTTCCAATGCAAGCGCTGGAGCAAGCCGTTCTGCCGTCATGA
- a CDS encoding O-antigen ligase family protein produces MQETRWAQAWMTIGLLWFLLAIAVAPTNKVYQQGLVATLWLPAIMFAWSTRARLAELLDKQRWIYLPLLGLVVWSLISLSWTNAEDPGREAKRLLYIGVFLLFFPVFANARPERVIRVMQWGGLGLALTALAAMVRFYVINGSVWYARVEGLGELAHPILGGYVIGLAAVWLVHWVPRDRRLQAVWALALGLLGLFVVLSQSRGAALALFLTLLAMPIWCRDRRSRIIAVSALTVAMLAFWFLEPLVLARGVSYRPQILMASLQMIAEHPWQGLGLGGAYKVFADGIYFDHAHNLFTHVAIELGLPGLLLWCATWIAVLYQAWKARETLYGQGVIGIWLFSSLAMQFDAASLTGTPRAEWFISWLPVGLAGVLVWARADSGACDKISRSS; encoded by the coding sequence ATGCAGGAAACACGCTGGGCGCAAGCATGGATGACGATCGGTCTGCTGTGGTTCCTGTTGGCCATCGCCGTTGCGCCTACCAATAAAGTCTATCAGCAGGGCCTGGTCGCAACGCTCTGGCTGCCGGCCATAATGTTCGCCTGGTCAACACGGGCCAGGCTCGCAGAACTGCTCGATAAACAGCGCTGGATCTACCTGCCATTGCTCGGTCTGGTGGTCTGGTCATTGATCAGCCTGTCATGGACCAATGCCGAAGACCCGGGTCGCGAAGCCAAGCGTTTGTTGTATATCGGTGTGTTTCTGCTGTTCTTCCCGGTCTTTGCCAATGCCCGACCCGAGCGGGTCATACGCGTCATGCAATGGGGTGGCCTGGGGTTGGCATTGACTGCCTTGGCGGCGATGGTCAGGTTTTATGTGATCAATGGCAGCGTCTGGTATGCGCGCGTCGAGGGGTTGGGCGAGTTGGCTCATCCGATTCTGGGGGGGTATGTCATCGGGCTGGCGGCCGTGTGGCTTGTGCATTGGGTCCCGCGGGATCGCCGGCTGCAAGCGGTCTGGGCGCTCGCGCTAGGGTTGCTGGGGCTATTTGTAGTGCTTAGCCAGAGCCGTGGTGCGGCGTTGGCGTTGTTTCTGACGTTGCTCGCCATGCCCATCTGGTGCCGTGATCGTCGCAGCCGGATCATTGCCGTGTCGGCATTGACCGTCGCGATGCTGGCTTTCTGGTTTCTCGAGCCTCTGGTGTTGGCCCGCGGCGTTTCCTATCGTCCGCAGATCCTCATGGCAAGCCTGCAAATGATCGCCGAACATCCGTGGCAGGGGTTGGGGCTGGGTGGCGCCTACAAAGTGTTCGCCGACGGCATCTACTTTGACCATGCCCATAATCTGTTCACCCATGTCGCTATCGAACTGGGCCTGCCGGGCCTGTTATTGTGGTGCGCGACATGGATTGCAGTCCTGTATCAAGCCTGGAAGGCCCGGGAAACCCTCTATGGCCAAGGTGTCATCGGCATCTGGCTGTTTTCGTCCCTGGCCATGCAATTCGACGCGGCGAGCCTGACCGGAACGCCAAGGGCGGAGTGGTTCATCAGTTGGTTGCCTGTAGGTCTGGCTGGTGTTTTGGTATGGGCGCGGGCCGATTCCGGCGCTTGTGATAAAATTTCGCGTTCTTCCTAA